The Drosophila biarmipes strain raj3 chromosome X, RU_DBia_V1.1, whole genome shotgun sequence genome includes the window caatgaatgaatgaaaaatATCAATAAGGAAATCTAAATTGTAATATATAGTATGCAACTATTCTGCATTGTTTTActgattattttaattttctttctaaatatagattttttaaaaataagtgtgatcaaaattgaataaaaaatctgaatgtttatattttttttattgttttatttatattatttactaaaatttaaagtataaaaCTATTCATGTTTGATAACTAGTTTTGATTTCAAGACTAAAATTAATgtaataaaagtatatttttctaaaagcATCTAGTAAGCTATAATATTTGTTCTAGTTTAATGTTGTAAGTCTCATTTTAAGCGTCAAGTGGTTTTGTCTATCCTAGTCTCTTTAATATTTTCGACTAATTTAGGTGTTTAAGTGTTTGATAAAGTGCTTATGGGGAACTCATTGGCTACCGCTACTTACGTCCAGGGATCCGCTGCCGCTCTCCCCCTCGGAGGCCATGAAGGTCTTCAGCACCTGGACGGCGCTGCAGAGGGCGGTCAGGTAGTAGCCCGGCTCCCCGTTGAGCAGTGTCGGCTGCAGCAGGCCCCACATGAACTCCGCCTCGATCTCGGCGCCAACGAACCCACACTTGGCCACCACATAGACGAGCACGGGCAGGAAGTCGTCGGCGCCCAGCTGCTGGCCACGCGGACACCCAGTGGCATCGAACACCGTCGAGATGACGCACAGGAAGAGCTCCAGCTTGTCCAGCGGCAGCTCGGCCTCCTGCAGGCGCCACAGCAGATTGGCAATCAGCCGCAGGGCGGCCTGCGATGGCGGTGTGACCGTTGGCCTGATCCCAAAGTCGGCGGCCTCCCGTTCGCAGGCATAGCGCACATTCTGCGCCAGCAATTGGATATCCTCGCTGCGCTGATAGTGATCCACAAAGATGCCGTACAGGTGCTCGCGCAGCGGCAGCACCACCAGCTGGTGCATCACAGTCTCCAGCATGGCGTCCAGATTGAGGAACTCGTCGGACTTCAGGCGCGCCCTGGCCGTCTCCAGTTCGGCATGGAACTTGCCCTCGCCATGCTTCACCAGATAGTTCTTCATGCCGCTCATGAACTGGCGCATGTTGCGCATCACCACCTGGGGGGCCGCCTCGCGGGACTCCTTGGTGCAGCAGATGAAGTTCTCGATGTTGCGGGCAAACGTGGAGCTGGGATCCTGGGCCAGCTGCAGGGTGTAGGCCCGCAGCGAGTCGCCGGGGCCGCTGCTCTGGATGCTCATCTTGTTGCGGGGGTGACCTGGAAAGGAGCAGAATAAAAAAGACCTAGTTAGTTCACAGATGTCAAGGATATGGTTcagttatatatataaagatgATATTATTTTCTAGACCTTCCCTATTATTTCCCATACCGCAAAGGACCCTTTCCCTCCCCTTACCAGCTATTAATTCACACAGCAGCCGGAGCAAACGACGCAGGATGCGACAGCAGCCCCGATTCCGGCAGTAATCCTCGTCGGCACACTCACAGCCACGTCGATAGCGACGATAGAGACGGCGACTCTGGGATTGGAGGCACAGGCCCAGCGCCTGGCACTCGACAATGTGCGCCATGCTCAGCAGGATGTTGCCCTGTTCGTCCAGGTGAAAGAACTGTTTGATGTCGTAGTGATCACAGGTGTTCAGCTCACCAGGATGGCACTGGTCCGGCCCGCTGCTGGCCGAATCCTCGCCGGCCGGGCACTTGCCGATGGCGCCCATTATGGAGCCGGCCAGGGCCTCAGTCTTCAGTTGCTTGCGATCGATGCGGCAGTCTTTGAGCACCTGCTGCGGACAGGTGGCTGGGTTGGCGGCCATGCTGCTGCTCGAGCCGGAGGACTTTCGGGACTTCTTGCACAGCACCGCCGATGTCGGAGAGGAGGAGGCAGTCCTCTGTGGACTCTCCCCATTCTCGCTTTGCGGCAGGGCAATGCCAGTCTGTATGTTGTCCACGAAGAGCAGCTCCAGgaatttccgtttccgcttggGCTTTGTCTTCGCTTTCGTCTCTGGCTCTGTCTCCTTATCCGCCGCCTTCGAGGAGCTGATGTCCTCCAGCGAGCTCCTGGGCAGCTGTGTCctctgctgcagcagctcctcTTCAAAGTCGGCCGAGAAGTAGTTGCTCTGCGGCGGATGCTCGATAATCTCCCATTCGGACATGATGCTCAGGAACTGGGCCTCCTCCTTGTAGTGCCGCACATGGTCGGGATCGTGGAAGAACTCCTCCGGCTCCTGCCGTTCAATGCACCGCTCGTCCAGCCAGCTCAGCGACTTGGACATGTCCCGCTGGGCAGGGTGATCTGGGGCGGACGGCGACTGCGGGCGGCTCACGGACGGTGCACGCGACGATCTTCTGAACCAGCTCATGGTATATCCGGTAGCGATTCTTGCCAGCTAAAACGAATTGGCGGAAACGCAGGTTTCTCATCGGCACACGCTGCGGCTAATTGATAAGCGATGGCGGTCGCGTCCAACTCTCACTCTCTCCGCGGATCGATCGTGGCTTTTCTCAATAGTTTgtgtaatttttgttttctatagt containing:
- the LOC108025720 gene encoding protein sprint isoform X10 encodes the protein MSWFRRSSRAPSVSRPQSPSAPDHPAQRDMSKSLSWLDERCIERQEPEEFFHDPDHVRHYKEEAQFLSIMSEWEIIEHPPQSNYFSADFEEELLQQRTQLPRSSLEDISSSKAADKETEPETKAKTKPKRKRKFLELLFVDNIQTGIALPQSENGESPQRTASSSPTSAVLCKKSRKSSGSSSSMAANPATCPQQVLKDCRIDRKQLKTEALAGSIMGAIGKCPAGEDSASSGPDQCHPGELNTCDHYDIKQFFHLDEQGNILLSMAHIVECQALGLCLQSQSRRLYRRYRRGCECADEDYCRNRGCCRILRRLLRLLCELIAGHPRNKMSIQSSGPGDSLRAYTLQLAQDPSSTFARNIENFICCTKESREAAPQVVMRNMRQFMSGMKNYLVKHGEGKFHAELETARARLKSDEFLNLDAMLETVMHQLVVLPLREHLYGIFVDHYQRSEDIQLLAQNVRYACEREAADFGIRPTVTPPSQAALRLIANLLWRLQEAELPLDKLELFLCVISTVFDATGCPRGQQLGADDFLPVLVYVVAKCGFVGAEIEAEFMWGLLQPTLLNGEPGYYLTALCSAVQVLKTFMASEGESGSGSLDWRSSCLPACSSVLRVIIPDECNGSLQTRTLPVRPHTTTREVCRIIAHKARITNPQDYALFKLVDGEETLLTDAECPQDARLAAKGKHCMLAYKRIDAKIAWPTAQLAGH